In one Deltaproteobacteria bacterium genomic region, the following are encoded:
- a CDS encoding transglycosylase SLT domain-containing protein, translating to MNLKNGLNFRGIVVWTLVVFGAGMSILEISTRADAWTALFSNSSLTVDSDLIVKPGPGAFADGPLARRAIERAYTKEVRVQLNHLLTVKREDIRRSISLSSRYVKHMEPVLKQNGLPAELAYLCIIESGYRSFARSHAGATGMWQMIRATSRRFGLRTDAWEDQRLDFVMSTEGAARYFKYLKKRFHDWDLVLAAYNAGEGRVQAAINRARRMGLKGDFEDLQLPRETRIYVPAFYASLLVVMEPERYGIFPDYQPPIDFQEVNVPGGVKLASLEAEFGTPGGVLKALNPSLIKGRVPPNKAGYSLRVPCSLDTGLALKVVRSLEEVRWITYRVRKGDTLWDISKRYGVSAHRIDRTRKMRRPSVIFPGEILMIPVIRGLELGKTTNPLKIKES from the coding sequence ATGAATTTAAAAAATGGTCTGAATTTCCGGGGAATCGTGGTGTGGACCCTTGTGGTCTTCGGCGCTGGAATGTCTATCCTGGAGATTTCCACCCGGGCGGACGCCTGGACAGCCCTGTTCTCAAACAGCTCGCTGACAGTTGATTCCGACCTTATAGTGAAACCCGGTCCGGGTGCTTTCGCGGATGGTCCCCTTGCCAGAAGGGCCATCGAGCGTGCCTACACGAAAGAGGTCAGGGTCCAGTTGAACCACCTGCTCACAGTAAAGAGGGAGGACATCCGCAGGTCCATCTCCCTCTCCTCAAGATATGTGAAGCATATGGAGCCCGTCCTGAAACAGAACGGGCTCCCTGCCGAATTGGCCTATCTGTGCATAATCGAGAGCGGTTACCGCTCCTTCGCCAGGAGCCATGCCGGGGCAACAGGGATGTGGCAAATGATCCGGGCGACTTCACGGCGCTTTGGGCTGCGGACGGACGCGTGGGAGGACCAGAGGCTCGATTTTGTCATGAGCACAGAGGGAGCTGCCCGCTACTTCAAATACCTGAAGAAACGTTTCCACGATTGGGACCTCGTTCTGGCCGCCTATAATGCCGGTGAAGGCAGGGTGCAGGCAGCCATCAACAGGGCCAGGCGGATGGGTCTTAAGGGCGACTTCGAGGACCTGCAGCTGCCCCGGGAGACCAGGATTTACGTCCCCGCATTTTATGCCTCACTGCTTGTGGTAATGGAACCGGAAAGATACGGTATTTTCCCGGACTATCAGCCTCCCATTGACTTCCAGGAGGTCAATGTCCCGGGGGGGGTGAAGCTTGCAAGTCTTGAGGCCGAGTTCGGTACGCCGGGAGGTGTATTGAAGGCCCTCAATCCTTCGCTCATCAAGGGGCGTGTCCCCCCGAACAAAGCTGGATATAGCTTGAGGGTGCCCTGTTCCCTGGACACCGGACTGGCCTTGAAAGTTGTGCGGAGCCTTGAGGAGGTCAGATGGATAACGTATCGGGTGCGCAAGGGCGATACCCTGTGGGACATATCAAAGAGGTATGGTGTGAGTGCTCACCGCATCGATCGGACCCGGAAAATGCGCAGGCCGTCTGTGATTTTTCCAGGTGAGATCCTCATGATCCCGGTTATTAGAGGCCTGGAACTTGGAAAAACGACCAATCCGTTAAAAATTAAGGAAAGTTGA
- a CDS encoding Ppx/GppA family phosphatase, which produces MKVAAFDVGTNTIRCLVARSSGDVLEPLKIFRRITRLGKGLRKSRQLSAGPVDMTLRALRDFSEELESRNVARAWAVGTSALRDAPARVEILEKAEEALGFPLEVISGEEEARLTALGVQGGIGRIEDGMVVDIGGGSTEVVRIISGAVRWWKSMPVGVVHLTEACLRSDPPLLEEIRRMRKKIEQFIGQLPAGGKTLAATAGTPTTLAALDLGIDEYDPTLVNGHVLSLDRVNELTDTLIRMKIVERLGLPGMEKGREDLIPAGSVMIGQFMKHWGLLEMIVSDWGLLEGVAMEAATGRGYTLDTGLKI; this is translated from the coding sequence ATGAAGGTCGCGGCGTTCGACGTTGGAACCAATACCATCAGGTGCCTTGTCGCGCGATCTTCCGGGGATGTATTGGAGCCTTTGAAGATATTCCGCAGGATCACCCGTTTGGGTAAGGGGTTGAGAAAGAGCCGTCAACTGTCGGCCGGACCGGTTGACATGACCCTTCGTGCCCTCAGGGACTTTTCCGAAGAACTTGAGAGCAGGAACGTTGCACGGGCCTGGGCTGTCGGAACCAGTGCGCTGAGGGATGCACCGGCCCGGGTGGAAATTCTTGAAAAGGCCGAAGAGGCCCTGGGCTTCCCCCTGGAGGTCATCTCGGGGGAGGAAGAGGCACGCCTGACCGCCCTGGGGGTCCAGGGCGGCATAGGGCGAATTGAGGATGGTATGGTCGTCGATATCGGGGGGGGGAGCACAGAGGTCGTTCGAATCATCTCCGGCGCCGTTCGATGGTGGAAAAGCATGCCTGTTGGGGTTGTTCACCTGACGGAAGCCTGCCTGCGTTCCGACCCACCGCTTTTGGAGGAGATCCGGCGAATGCGGAAAAAGATAGAACAGTTTATCGGCCAACTTCCCGCCGGAGGAAAGACTCTCGCCGCCACGGCAGGCACGCCGACTACCTTGGCGGCCCTTGATTTGGGCATTGACGAATACGATCCTACTCTGGTAAATGGTCACGTCCTTTCCCTGGACCGGGTCAATGAACTCACCGACACCCTGATTCGAATGAAGATCGTGGAGAGGCTCGGCCTTCCAGGGATGGAGAAGGGGAGGGAGGACCTTATCCCCGCCGGATCGGTAATGATCGGACAGTTCATGAAGCACTGGGGGCTCCTTGAAATGATCGTCAGCGACTGGGGACTTCTGGAGGGAGTGGCCATGGAGGCCGCCACGGGAAGAGGGTATACATTGGACACTGGACTTAAAATATGA
- a CDS encoding tyrosine--tRNA ligase: protein MNRKSEVKRQMDLIGRGAVDLISAGEMAAKLEKSLDTGVPLRIKAGFDPTAPDLHLGHTVLLQKMRHFQDLGHQVVFLIGDFTGMIGDPTGRSETRVALTEEQVLKNAETYQEQTFKILDPDRTEVAFNSSWMKKMNADDLVDLAARYSVARMLERDDFKKRYSEQRHISIHEFLYPLIQGYDSVALKADVELGGTDQKFNLLVGRDLQRSYGQVPQVVITMPLLEGTDGVHKMSKSYNNYVGVSEPAAEIYGKLMSISDELMLRYYELLSAVSNRDLKKLRSDLETEKVHPMDAKRALALELAARYHGEEEGKKAEDAFNRVFSRGETPESMPVFHLLGRKIWIARIMQESGLVPSTSEAMRLIRSGGVRLDGKKLSDTKLEVESGGEKILKVGKMRFLRIVD from the coding sequence ATGAACAGAAAGAGTGAAGTAAAAAGACAGATGGACCTTATAGGCCGCGGTGCGGTGGACCTGATCTCCGCCGGGGAGATGGCCGCCAAACTGGAAAAGTCCCTTGATACCGGGGTCCCCCTCAGAATAAAGGCGGGATTCGATCCCACGGCACCGGATCTTCATCTGGGGCACACGGTTCTCCTGCAGAAGATGAGGCATTTTCAGGATCTGGGACACCAGGTGGTCTTTCTCATCGGGGATTTTACGGGGATGATCGGGGACCCGACAGGGCGGTCCGAGACAAGGGTGGCTCTGACAGAGGAGCAGGTATTGAAAAATGCTGAGACCTATCAGGAACAGACCTTTAAAATTCTGGATCCCGACCGAACCGAGGTCGCTTTCAACAGCTCGTGGATGAAAAAGATGAACGCCGACGACCTCGTCGATCTGGCGGCACGCTATAGTGTGGCCAGGATGCTGGAGAGAGACGACTTCAAAAAGAGATATTCGGAGCAGCGCCATATCAGTATCCACGAGTTTCTCTATCCCCTGATTCAGGGCTACGACTCCGTGGCGCTGAAAGCGGATGTGGAACTGGGTGGGACCGATCAGAAGTTCAACCTTCTTGTGGGAAGGGATCTCCAGAGGTCCTATGGTCAGGTCCCTCAGGTGGTCATCACCATGCCGCTCCTGGAAGGGACGGATGGAGTTCACAAGATGAGCAAATCATACAACAACTATGTGGGGGTCAGCGAGCCTGCCGCTGAAATTTACGGAAAGCTCATGTCGATATCGGACGAACTGATGCTGCGTTATTACGAGCTTTTAAGTGCCGTAAGCAATCGGGACCTGAAAAAGCTGCGAAGCGACCTTGAGACGGAAAAGGTCCACCCCATGGATGCCAAACGCGCTCTGGCTTTGGAGCTTGCCGCCCGTTACCATGGAGAGGAAGAGGGTAAAAAGGCCGAAGACGCCTTTAACAGGGTTTTCAGCCGGGGAGAAACTCCGGAGAGTATGCCTGTATTCCACCTCCTGGGGCGGAAGATCTGGATTGCCAGGATCATGCAGGAGAGCGGACTTGTCCCCAGCACCTCCGAGGCGATGCGCCTTATACGGTCAGGGGGGGTCCGGCTGGACGGAAAGAAGCTGTCGGATACCAAGCTGGAGGTTGAATCCGGTGGGGAAAAGATACTCAAGGTGGGAAAGATGCGATTCCTCCGGATCGTCGACTAA
- a CDS encoding OmpA family protein has protein sequence MNRTPLALLSILVFLSMVTGALARSPVVKGPGTSGEDISVDVPAGWLADQAGADVKDRLLRMRDRVRKDLSLIIVVTGHTDTFGSPEENISIGYYYAHEVADQLATVSGFPEDRIDVRSAGESGALISHGDLDAQNLNRRVIISLASPGGKVIKPVPQPNVNPGKVLILEPRAGTVSRAYQRVNAIVEGDSNTALLTVNGISSLIAVNKSRVESEIVLEKGDNLIEIMAWDRSGRSGRDQVKIVYIPPPPQVKLAHPRDGDVFNTTISPVVQVSGQIMSKTVLKESFLFLNGSPRRIEVDGQGRFSQPIVLIREKNKLRVEALDIFGKTATSPDISVKTINMAPKDMVVFLTWDKPGVDLDLHVWGPEGKHTYYRALDPYDNSEAIPGGGLDLDDKDGFGPEVFTFAGGPKGIYTIGARYHHSLKGIPCKAQVTVVLHPAEPSRRITRIFGPFTMSPGINSRWTVTRVSIPNGYFISK, from the coding sequence ATGAACCGGACACCTCTCGCGCTTTTGAGTATCCTTGTATTCTTGTCAATGGTAACAGGCGCCTTGGCCCGGTCACCGGTGGTCAAAGGCCCCGGGACGTCCGGCGAGGACATCTCCGTGGATGTTCCTGCCGGCTGGCTTGCCGATCAGGCTGGTGCGGACGTCAAGGACCGCCTTTTGCGCATGCGGGACCGCGTCAGGAAGGACCTCTCTCTCATCATCGTCGTAACCGGACACACCGACACCTTCGGCTCTCCTGAGGAAAATATCAGCATTGGATATTACTATGCCCATGAAGTCGCCGACCAGTTGGCGACCGTCTCCGGATTTCCGGAGGACCGCATCGACGTCAGATCGGCAGGGGAAAGCGGGGCGCTGATCAGCCACGGTGACCTCGACGCGCAGAACCTGAACAGACGGGTGATCATAAGCCTGGCATCCCCCGGGGGAAAAGTGATAAAACCGGTTCCCCAACCGAATGTCAATCCAGGCAAGGTCCTCATTCTGGAACCACGGGCAGGAACCGTCAGCCGGGCCTACCAGCGGGTAAATGCCATCGTTGAGGGTGATTCCAACACCGCTCTTCTGACCGTGAACGGAATTTCGAGCCTCATCGCCGTCAACAAATCCAGGGTGGAAAGCGAGATAGTCCTGGAAAAAGGTGACAACCTCATTGAGATCATGGCGTGGGACCGGTCCGGAAGGTCTGGAAGGGACCAGGTCAAGATCGTTTACATTCCGCCCCCGCCGCAGGTAAAATTGGCCCATCCAAGGGATGGGGACGTGTTCAACACCACCATTTCCCCTGTGGTTCAGGTCAGCGGGCAGATCATGTCAAAAACCGTCCTCAAGGAGAGCTTCCTCTTCCTTAACGGCTCTCCCAGACGCATTGAGGTAGACGGGCAGGGACGGTTTTCTCAACCGATCGTCCTCATCCGGGAGAAGAACAAACTGAGGGTCGAGGCGCTGGACATTTTCGGCAAGACCGCCACAAGCCCTGACATTTCCGTAAAAACCATCAACATGGCTCCCAAGGACATGGTCGTTTTCCTCACATGGGACAAGCCCGGGGTTGATCTTGATCTTCACGTCTGGGGGCCTGAAGGGAAACACACCTACTATCGCGCCCTGGACCCATATGACAACAGCGAGGCCATACCCGGGGGCGGACTTGATCTGGACGACAAGGATGGTTTCGGACCTGAGGTCTTTACCTTCGCGGGCGGCCCGAAAGGGATCTATACAATCGGGGCCCGCTATCATCATTCGCTGAAAGGCATTCCATGCAAGGCCCAGGTGACGGTTGTTCTTCACCCGGCTGAACCTTCCAGGCGCATTACGCGCATCTTCGGACCGTTCACCATGTCACCCGGAATCAACTCCAGGTGGACTGTAACCCGGGTTTCCATTCCAAATGGATACTTTATTTCAAAATAG